In one window of Bradyrhizobium diazoefficiens DNA:
- a CDS encoding ImmA/IrrE family metallo-endopeptidase translates to MTVQRARYAKIERLVSALLLEHHISKPAVAIQKLVRKTGIEIKYGDLGDVSGLLVRSGATATIGVNINHPLVRQRFTIAHEFGHYLLHLGISSHYDRDYRVNYRSHESSQATDVEEIEANFFAASILMPNEFLDADDAIQALDNDAAVERLAARYNVSRHAMSLRLGNVYGRYRPF, encoded by the coding sequence ATGACAGTTCAGCGCGCGCGCTACGCGAAGATTGAGAGGCTCGTCTCTGCGCTCTTGCTGGAGCACCACATCTCGAAACCCGCCGTCGCGATTCAAAAGCTGGTTAGAAAAACGGGGATAGAAATAAAGTATGGAGATCTAGGCGATGTTTCCGGATTGCTGGTGCGTTCGGGAGCTACTGCAACAATAGGCGTGAACATAAACCATCCTCTCGTGCGTCAAAGGTTCACGATAGCCCACGAGTTCGGGCACTATCTGCTGCATCTTGGCATTTCATCTCACTATGATCGCGACTACCGAGTCAATTACCGCTCTCATGAATCTTCGCAGGCGACTGATGTTGAGGAAATCGAAGCGAATTTTTTCGCAGCATCAATTCTGATGCCGAATGAATTCCTGGACGCGGATGACGCAATACAGGCCCTGGACAATGACGCAGCTGTAGAGCGCTTAGCGGCTAGATACAATGTTAGCAGGCATGCGATGAGCCTGCGCCTTGGTAACGTATACGGTCGATACCGACCTTTTTGA
- a CDS encoding ThiF family adenylyltransferase, protein MLILEADWPIQGQSETMQLRIGYSPLHPFFRPAVAAPGEKFERHQNPLTRELCLLTQEAGQWDSNQLVADFIQERLDQLLRTLAARNEGRWEDAAKLEEQFADPLMPYFAGLAEDDSIILIDGQAPLPSARHGLMEIVYVVRGSWRNPSAFEGVLRQLKDFQGAALGKRFGLPNEPEDAQVVTARWVKLTPPPITDPSELLRLAEEELARHAVLQPRSVQKLNEAAQGPFSITGIAFADQAEYSSQKDGAGWLFLATRQRPTGEQETKLVLGERAGKDDLFSRLPVARSLLGKKALVVGCGAIGSFAGLELARACVGEIDFFDFDIVQPGNSLRWPLGRPVWGTSKAIALANFVVANYPWTKASAISGRLGSAETNPERVPHDLKGNVLAPIFDAMRAADVVVDASASTEVQLALSHYCRQFRVPYLMGYATLGVAGGVVARFLPDSDGCYVCLQEHWKDKLTIPEPREDSAGVVIPVGCNASTFTGGGFDLQEISLEIVRAAVELLSGGDCHPGKWEIAILTLKDEAGARILPRWDEYQCPPHPKCPRCGEAFR, encoded by the coding sequence GTGCTGATCTTGGAAGCGGACTGGCCGATCCAAGGCCAGTCCGAAACGATGCAGCTGAGGATCGGCTATTCCCCGCTTCACCCCTTCTTCCGGCCTGCCGTTGCTGCGCCGGGCGAAAAGTTCGAGCGGCACCAAAATCCCCTTACCCGCGAGTTGTGCCTGCTCACCCAAGAAGCCGGGCAATGGGATTCGAACCAGCTTGTGGCGGACTTCATACAGGAACGCCTGGACCAACTTCTACGTACTCTCGCCGCAAGAAACGAAGGTCGTTGGGAAGATGCAGCTAAGCTCGAGGAGCAATTTGCCGACCCTTTGATGCCATACTTCGCAGGCTTGGCCGAAGATGACTCGATTATTCTTATTGATGGACAAGCCCCGCTACCCTCCGCACGGCATGGTCTGATGGAGATCGTCTATGTCGTTCGTGGAAGTTGGCGAAATCCCAGTGCCTTCGAAGGCGTCCTGCGACAGCTGAAGGACTTCCAGGGCGCCGCGCTGGGTAAACGGTTCGGATTGCCAAATGAGCCGGAAGACGCTCAGGTTGTTACCGCTCGGTGGGTGAAATTGACGCCGCCTCCTATCACGGATCCGTCAGAATTACTGCGCTTAGCTGAGGAAGAACTTGCGCGGCATGCGGTGCTGCAACCACGCAGTGTCCAGAAGCTAAATGAGGCGGCGCAAGGGCCTTTTTCGATCACTGGGATCGCGTTCGCGGACCAAGCCGAGTACAGTTCGCAGAAAGATGGGGCTGGATGGTTATTTCTCGCAACCAGGCAAAGGCCAACTGGCGAACAGGAAACAAAACTGGTCCTTGGAGAACGCGCGGGCAAAGATGACCTCTTCTCAAGGCTTCCCGTGGCAAGGTCTCTGCTCGGAAAGAAAGCTCTTGTCGTCGGCTGCGGCGCAATCGGTAGTTTCGCTGGTCTCGAACTTGCTCGCGCGTGCGTTGGCGAAATAGATTTTTTTGACTTCGACATTGTTCAACCTGGCAATAGCCTGCGTTGGCCCTTGGGCCGACCCGTTTGGGGAACCTCGAAGGCGATCGCTCTCGCAAACTTCGTCGTCGCAAACTACCCATGGACGAAGGCAAGTGCCATCAGCGGCAGACTGGGCTCGGCAGAAACCAATCCGGAGCGCGTCCCGCACGACCTGAAAGGTAATGTGCTCGCGCCGATATTCGACGCCATGCGCGCAGCCGATGTGGTTGTCGACGCTTCGGCGTCGACCGAAGTGCAGCTAGCATTATCTCACTATTGCCGGCAGTTTCGCGTACCATATCTTATGGGCTACGCGACTCTAGGGGTAGCCGGCGGCGTAGTCGCGCGCTTCCTTCCAGATTCGGACGGCTGCTATGTGTGCCTCCAGGAGCACTGGAAGGATAAGCTCACAATTCCTGAACCTCGCGAAGACAGTGCAGGCGTCGTGATCCCGGTCGGCTGCAACGCCTCAACGTTTACCGGCGGCGGTTTCGATCTGCAGGAGATTTCACTGGAAATCGTGCGCGCCGCCGTCGAGCTGCTTTCGGGGGGAGATTGCCATCCTGGGAAATGGGAGATCGCCATACTAACACTCAAGGACGAGGCAGGAGCGCGCATACTGCCCCGCTGGGATGAATACCAGTGCCCACCACATCCCAAATGCCCACGATGCGGCGAGGCGTTTCGGTGA
- a CDS encoding Mov34/MPN/PAD-1 family protein has translation MQCMSSYALDLSPLENGGILLGWRSGEDVTIVDLRGPGPQALHARHCFIPDHSWQDAEINRAFEASGGDLDYLGDWHSHPDSVAEMSKLDSATLLRIARKVSAPLMLIVAGSGTDWSARCWKGHTARSFLRRRLVATPQKLTVFDPPARWPGPIIT, from the coding sequence ATGCAGTGTATGAGCAGTTACGCCCTAGATTTGTCGCCGCTCGAGAACGGCGGAATCCTCCTCGGCTGGCGCTCAGGCGAGGACGTCACCATCGTGGACTTACGCGGCCCTGGACCTCAAGCGCTCCATGCCCGGCATTGTTTCATTCCAGACCACTCGTGGCAGGACGCAGAAATCAATCGTGCCTTTGAGGCAAGCGGCGGCGATCTTGATTATCTCGGCGATTGGCATTCGCATCCAGACAGCGTAGCCGAAATGAGCAAGCTGGATTCGGCCACGCTCCTCCGAATAGCTCGGAAAGTGAGCGCACCTCTCATGCTAATCGTCGCAGGCAGCGGAACGGACTGGTCAGCGCGATGTTGGAAGGGGCACACTGCCCGTTCTTTTCTTCGGCGACGCCTGGTCGCAACACCGCAGAAGCTTACCGTTTTCGATCCACCTGCGCGATGGCCCGGCCCGATAATAACCTGA
- a CDS encoding metallophosphoesterase produces the protein MFSPIRVYRSISLRHTVVNCCEWSRSGELLAIGTQTGSIEIYAASGKLIRKIEAGDSVQSLSWSKNDSHIVYAASPEDIVISAIDDENDVRRYSTHAGRSWSVAYSDSGRHIASAGEDGRLVVWRSGLPAEVLGTTKFSDQVNAVVWLDEELLGVCCADGNFSVVPAFQETSVAGAGDEGRNAPLCAAVSSSGRLATGWKNGNVIVDRGPERLVLEGHTGWVWSVHFAVGEEVIVSDSQDGTIRWWSVQSGACLGTIPSSKTVYGNIAVDSGRNRIAIPNDERRLLELATIDTQSLLDRIAKEQIVQYCSAKVALVGESNVGKSCLAFRLAEGKYEETGTTHGMKFWPVEPARLDPTASVPVDQKREVVLWDMGGQDEYRLIHQLFLHDTTLALVLLDPTRGRTALEEAEGWAKRLDKQLVGKSSAKFLVGTKLDADNDLVDVRGIDKLVNEHEFTGYYPTSSKTGRGIAELAKAVAAELDWGKLGRTTRPRLFQTVRDEIEAARSRGEIVLLRKDLERRVSKLEGASFESSAVGTVVAQLALQGTIAVTRLSSDEQALVLNVAHIEIYAGSIVVAAKNNLRGVPAIQEKTLMSDEMKFPGIATEDRVSRLQERVVLECVVQLLIEHGICFEHEGLLVFPSLFVSGQGDERGELSHAVSLYYDFSGAIDNIYSSLVSAITISEQFGAVRLWDNRAEFTKSGQGTVGLKKVSRQRGFAHLDVYASEDASDAARDLFISVVESHLARHGVDIYEHVEVTCTCNHQFSEETIRQRIAEGHGDIGCPVCDRRVRISEGAKQARLRDPAIEKSTWALRSEIRRKKDDAVARAKRNISKNVKVDSAAPLRILHLSDLHISAHSKVDELLGPLCADLRDKRGGLAVEKLDYLVLSGDISDRAHQSEYETARKLVSGIISEFGLNAERCIVVPGNHDINWDVDVYEWTPKRKMSAEAMKSDNCIQQGNGYLIRNDRYPDRLRAFSEDFYHTLLQVPYPLQPERQALNFYFPEDRLQFITLNSNWELDEHFPARSSINAGALANGIWEADALLRKDQFSAADVLRIGVWHHPATGSEKIERDAFLGQLQQAGVRLGLHGHVHEDRADLVGYLHPATSIHMVGAGSFGAVSRGRPESTPRLYNVLEISRDLSSVRVKTRCLRKDGGAWEPWPFWPSQDPMEKRAYYDIAF, from the coding sequence ATGTTCTCACCAATCAGGGTCTATCGGAGCATTTCGCTACGCCACACTGTCGTAAACTGCTGCGAGTGGTCTCGCTCTGGAGAACTTTTAGCCATCGGCACCCAAACCGGTTCGATTGAGATTTACGCCGCTTCGGGGAAACTTATCCGGAAGATCGAGGCGGGCGATTCGGTGCAGTCGCTCTCTTGGTCGAAAAATGACAGCCACATTGTCTACGCGGCAAGCCCCGAAGACATCGTCATTTCAGCAATAGATGATGAAAATGATGTTCGTCGATACTCGACCCACGCCGGCAGGTCTTGGAGCGTCGCCTATTCTGACAGTGGACGTCACATCGCATCGGCGGGAGAGGACGGCCGGCTCGTTGTCTGGCGTTCTGGGCTACCAGCGGAAGTGTTGGGAACGACAAAGTTCAGCGACCAAGTCAACGCGGTCGTGTGGCTCGACGAAGAGCTCTTGGGTGTGTGTTGTGCCGACGGAAATTTTAGTGTCGTCCCGGCTTTCCAGGAGACCTCAGTTGCCGGTGCGGGTGATGAGGGCAGAAATGCCCCATTGTGCGCAGCAGTCTCTTCCAGCGGGCGGCTGGCGACTGGTTGGAAGAATGGAAATGTGATCGTTGACCGGGGGCCCGAGCGCTTGGTCCTCGAGGGACATACCGGCTGGGTTTGGTCTGTACACTTTGCGGTGGGCGAGGAAGTCATCGTTTCAGACTCGCAGGACGGAACTATTCGATGGTGGTCGGTCCAAAGCGGGGCTTGTTTAGGTACAATTCCGAGCAGCAAGACCGTTTACGGCAATATCGCTGTTGATAGTGGGCGCAATCGCATTGCTATTCCCAATGACGAGCGGCGGTTGCTAGAGCTCGCTACAATCGACACGCAATCGCTGCTCGATCGCATCGCAAAGGAGCAGATCGTACAATATTGCAGTGCGAAGGTTGCGCTCGTCGGTGAGAGTAATGTGGGTAAATCCTGCTTGGCTTTCAGGCTCGCGGAAGGAAAATACGAAGAGACGGGTACGACCCACGGGATGAAATTCTGGCCAGTCGAACCGGCGCGACTCGATCCTACGGCTTCCGTGCCAGTTGACCAGAAGCGTGAGGTGGTCCTGTGGGATATGGGTGGGCAGGACGAGTACCGCCTCATTCATCAATTATTCCTGCACGATACAACACTGGCGCTTGTCTTGCTCGACCCCACGCGCGGACGCACTGCGCTCGAAGAGGCCGAAGGGTGGGCGAAACGACTTGACAAGCAACTTGTCGGCAAGAGCTCAGCGAAATTTCTAGTCGGCACGAAACTGGATGCGGACAATGACCTGGTGGACGTGCGGGGGATAGACAAGCTCGTCAACGAGCATGAGTTCACCGGATACTATCCGACCAGCTCAAAGACCGGTAGGGGAATCGCAGAACTGGCCAAAGCAGTCGCGGCTGAACTTGATTGGGGCAAGCTCGGTAGAACGACGCGACCGCGCCTGTTCCAAACTGTTCGAGACGAGATCGAGGCTGCACGTTCTCGGGGCGAAATAGTCCTTCTCCGAAAAGATCTGGAGCGAAGAGTAAGCAAGCTTGAAGGCGCTTCTTTTGAGTCTTCTGCTGTAGGGACGGTCGTCGCTCAACTCGCTCTTCAAGGGACCATCGCCGTGACCCGCCTGTCGTCCGACGAACAGGCTCTAGTCCTCAATGTGGCTCATATCGAAATCTACGCAGGTTCGATTGTCGTCGCAGCGAAGAACAATCTCCGCGGAGTGCCCGCCATACAAGAAAAAACTCTGATGTCAGATGAAATGAAATTTCCTGGCATCGCAACCGAAGACCGTGTCTCGAGACTTCAGGAGCGCGTCGTTCTCGAGTGCGTCGTGCAGCTCTTGATCGAGCACGGCATCTGTTTCGAACATGAGGGGCTCCTGGTATTTCCGTCTCTCTTCGTGTCTGGCCAGGGCGATGAAAGGGGAGAGCTATCTCACGCAGTTTCGCTCTACTACGACTTCTCTGGAGCCATTGACAACATCTACTCGTCTTTGGTCTCCGCGATCACGATCAGCGAGCAATTTGGTGCGGTGCGGCTATGGGATAATCGGGCCGAGTTTACAAAGTCTGGACAGGGCACGGTTGGTCTGAAGAAAGTGTCCAGGCAACGTGGCTTCGCCCACCTCGACGTTTACGCAAGTGAGGATGCGTCGGACGCTGCGCGCGATCTATTCATAAGTGTCGTCGAGTCGCATCTAGCCCGCCATGGCGTCGACATTTACGAGCACGTAGAGGTGACTTGCACATGTAATCACCAGTTTTCTGAAGAAACGATCCGGCAGCGTATTGCGGAAGGTCATGGAGACATCGGATGTCCGGTCTGCGATCGCCGCGTGAGGATTAGCGAAGGTGCGAAGCAGGCACGCCTTCGCGATCCGGCGATTGAAAAGAGCACATGGGCACTGCGGTCCGAGATCAGAAGGAAGAAGGACGATGCTGTAGCGCGTGCCAAGCGCAATATTTCAAAGAACGTAAAGGTCGATTCGGCTGCGCCACTTCGAATATTGCACCTGAGCGATTTGCATATCTCGGCCCATTCCAAGGTGGACGAACTGCTGGGGCCGCTTTGCGCAGATTTGCGGGACAAACGCGGTGGACTTGCAGTTGAGAAGCTCGATTACCTTGTCCTCTCCGGGGATATTTCAGACCGAGCCCATCAGAGCGAATATGAGACGGCTCGCAAGCTCGTTTCGGGCATCATTTCGGAATTCGGGCTGAATGCGGAGCGATGTATCGTTGTCCCCGGAAATCATGACATCAACTGGGACGTCGACGTCTATGAGTGGACGCCGAAGAGGAAGATGAGCGCCGAAGCGATGAAATCGGACAATTGTATCCAGCAAGGCAATGGTTACCTCATCAGAAACGACCGCTATCCCGACCGACTTCGTGCATTTTCCGAGGATTTTTATCACACGCTGCTACAGGTGCCGTATCCCCTACAGCCAGAACGTCAAGCGCTGAACTTTTACTTCCCCGAAGATCGTCTGCAGTTTATCACGTTGAATTCGAATTGGGAGCTCGACGAGCACTTCCCGGCGCGCTCCAGTATAAACGCCGGCGCCCTGGCGAACGGAATTTGGGAAGCTGATGCGCTGCTTCGAAAGGACCAATTTTCGGCAGCTGACGTATTGCGCATCGGCGTGTGGCACCATCCGGCGACCGGCTCAGAGAAGATCGAGCGAGATGCGTTCCTTGGGCAATTGCAACAAGCCGGCGTTCGACTTGGCTTGCACGGGCACGTTCACGAGGACAGAGCAGATCTAGTCGGATATCTCCATCCCGCCACCAGCATTCATATGGTCGGGGCGGGCTCGTTTGGGGCGGTTAGCCGGGGTCGACCGGAGTCAACGCCCCGCTTGTATAATGTTCTCGAAATCTCGCGCGATCTATCGAGCGTTCGAGTCAAGACGCGATGTCTGAGAAAAGACGGGGGCGCGTGGGAGCCTTGGCCGTTCTGGCCGAGTCAAGATCCCATGGAGAAGCGCGCCTACTATGATATCGCGTTTTAA